Genomic window (Verrucomicrobiia bacterium):
TCAAACGAGGTAACGCCAAGCCGCGCCCATTTGGGCGCGCTCGGCCGGTTCGTTTGACGGGCTTGGAAAATTCGCGGTTTTCGGAGCAGCCCGTAGCCGAAGCTACGCAAAGTTGTTAGTTAAATTATCTGGTCATTTTGTTATTTGACGGACGCGGTCAGAGTAGTGAAATGAACGACGGAAGCAAAGCCGGGATTTGATTCGTCACCGCCTCGCGAATCGCGTTCTTCAGGTTGTCGCCCCTTCAGGGCTGGAACTATTTATGACGATGAACCCAGGGCGTGGCCCTGGGCTATCATCTGTCGGGCTTTCAGCCCTTCCGCCTGATCGGTGCGGTTCGCGGATTGTTCGGAAATTTACGCAGTCTTTTGACGGTTGACGCGGAATTTGTGCGAACGACTGCCGATGGTGACAAACCTCAGATCCGTGGCGCATTACCGCAGCAGGCTGGATCGCGAAACGTGTGGATCACACGAAATGAGAATGAGAATTGAAGCACCGTCGCGGCCGTAGGCGGTCGAGGCGAAGATAGACGGATTGGGGTCTTTTAATTTGAGTCAATTCGTCCGCGCGTGTTGACGGGGTGGAATTTTCACTCGCTCCAGGTGACCAGCCGGTTAGGATGTCAGGATGCAATCGGCTTACGTACAATTGCTGGACAGCACGATTCGCTACCTGGAACACCGGCGAAATCAAGGGCAGCGACAAATCACCGTGTCGGCGGAAACGGTGCGGGCGCTGTTCGCTCCAGTCCAAAAAATTTCGCCACCGCCGGCAGCGTCCTTTTCACGGGTCGCCCCGAAAATTCCACCGGCATTGCGTCGGGCGCCGCTGCCGCAGCCGCCGCTGCCCGCCGCCGCCGTGATTCCAACCGCACCGGCGTCTTCGCGAAGCCAATCGGTCCCGATTTCTTCCGTCAACCCGGACAAAGTTGCCGCTTACGCTGAATTGCAAAAGCGAGTGCTGGCCTGTGTGAAGTGTCCGCATTTGGTTGCCACCCGCAAATCAGTGGTCTTTGGAACGGGCAACATTGATGCGCAACTGATGTTTGTCGGCGAAGCGCCGGGCGCGGATGAAGATGCGCAGGGCGAACCGTTCGTCGGCAAGGCGGGGCAATTACTCACCAAGATCATTGAGACGATGGGCTTGAAACGCAGTGACGTGTACATCGCCAACGTGCTGAAATGCCGTCCCGACACGCCGCAGCAGAAAACCGGAAACCGTCAGCCTACCGACGAGGAAATGGCCACCTGCCTGCCGTATTTGCATGAGCAGATTGATCTCATCCAGCCCAAGGTGCTGGTGGCGTTGGGTGCGGTTGCCATCAAAGGTTTGCTGGGACGTCCGGTTTCCATCACCAAGTCGCGCGGTCATTGGATGGAATATCGCGGTCTTCCCCTCATGCCCACGTTTCATCCCGCATATTTGCTCCGCACCAACTCGATGCAGGACAAGCGCGCGGTCTGGGAGGACATGCTGCAAGTGATGGAGAAATTGAATCGCCCGATCAGCCCGCGGCAACGCGGTTACTTTTCGTTGAAATGACCCGCGCGATGGCGGGCGTCAGGGCAGCAATTGCGCGATGGGGATTTCGGCGTGATAAACTTCGCCGGACCACGCTCCCTGACCGCCGCCGGCCGAAATCTTGCGCAGTAACCGCAGCATCTTGTCATTGCTGCTCAACACTTCAGCGGTAAAAAACTTCACGTCATCCTGGGCGGCGAGCCGGGCCAGCAGACGCAGCATAAAAATGCCGAGGCCGGCCCGCTGAAAATCATCATGCACGGTAAGGGCAATTTCCGCCCGACCAGTCGCCGCCAATTTCACATACCGCGCGCCGCAGATCAGGCGCGGGGCCGTCGTTGTTTCCACCAAACCCACAATGCAGGTTTCGCGCTGCGGATCGAAGCTGAGCATGCGCCGCAGCATTTCCGGCGACACCTGACGGACCGGGCTGAAGAAGCGGTGTAGCAGGGTTTCCGGCGAGGCGGAATTGATGGCGGTGGTAATCAGTGCTTCATCGCTCGACTGGATGCGACGGAAACGCACCAGACGCTGATCCGGCAGGCGATGTGCGCCAAGCCATTCCTGCGTGGAGACGTTTCCGATCGTTTCAGACACGCCCACAGTATTTCCCGGGCCAGCGTCGTCGCCAATGGAAAACGGACGGGTCGCGGGAAAAGAGACGCATCAGACGCCCTCGAAAACGCGCACCAACCGATTGTCCACATACACGGTGTTGCGGGTGCCAAACAATTGCCGTCGCAATTTTTCGATGCGGATTTCGGAACGTTCCATCTGCCCCACGACGAATTGGAATACCTCGCGCTCGGGTTCGTTGAGCAGCCGGGCATTTTTAAGCACCGTTTTTTTGTTCACCTTGATGGATAACATTCCCATGAGCTGGTTGTGGTTGAATTCGATCTGATGTTTTTCGATTTCACCGACTTCGACTTTGAACTTCATATACGCCTCCGAATGTTCGTTGCGCCCTTCCTCTTGCAACGTCTGTGCCAGGCGGTTTTATGAGCCTAAGCGCGTGGAGTTGTCCCGGTTCTACCCAAGGTTGCCTTGCGCGGAGT
Coding sequences:
- a CDS encoding uracil-DNA glycosylase, yielding MQSAYVQLLDSTIRYLEHRRNQGQRQITVSAETVRALFAPVQKISPPPAASFSRVAPKIPPALRRAPLPQPPLPAAAVIPTAPASSRSQSVPISSVNPDKVAAYAELQKRVLACVKCPHLVATRKSVVFGTGNIDAQLMFVGEAPGADEDAQGEPFVGKAGQLLTKIIETMGLKRSDVYIANVLKCRPDTPQQKTGNRQPTDEEMATCLPYLHEQIDLIQPKVLVALGAVAIKGLLGRPVSITKSRGHWMEYRGLPLMPTFHPAYLLRTNSMQDKRAVWEDMLQVMEKLNRPISPRQRGYFSLK
- a CDS encoding GNAT family N-acetyltransferase yields the protein MSETIGNVSTQEWLGAHRLPDQRLVRFRRIQSSDEALITTAINSASPETLLHRFFSPVRQVSPEMLRRMLSFDPQRETCIVGLVETTTAPRLICGARYVKLAATGRAEIALTVHDDFQRAGLGIFMLRLLARLAAQDDVKFFTAEVLSSNDKMLRLLRKISAGGGQGAWSGEVYHAEIPIAQLLP